One Paenisporosarcina sp. FSL H8-0542 genomic region harbors:
- a CDS encoding divergent PAP2 family protein, which yields MKKMNRGIITALSAIGVAQGLKVFTHKKNTGVWDWRPLFQTGGMPSSHSAGVAALASYVAANKGTRHTETALAVVFGFIVMYDAQGIRRHTGEIAQLVNDLEDELVAFSGDYPSFQYTEREGELKELLGHQPIEVLGGALFGIAYGLIAAKLENDERRKKRKYGHRLEGSDRVSWD from the coding sequence ATGAAAAAGATGAATCGTGGAATCATTACGGCACTATCTGCCATTGGCGTTGCGCAAGGGTTAAAGGTTTTTACACATAAGAAAAATACAGGTGTATGGGATTGGCGACCATTGTTTCAGACGGGTGGCATGCCGAGTTCACATTCAGCTGGTGTAGCGGCACTTGCTTCTTACGTTGCAGCGAATAAAGGGACTCGTCACACTGAAACGGCTCTTGCCGTCGTTTTTGGCTTTATCGTTATGTATGATGCGCAAGGAATTCGTCGTCATACGGGTGAGATTGCACAACTGGTAAATGATTTAGAAGATGAATTGGTCGCATTTTCTGGTGATTATCCAAGTTTCCAGTACACGGAGCGTGAAGGTGAGCTTAAAGAACTACTTGGCCATCAACCAATTGAAGTACTGGGTGGCGCATTATTTGGAATCGCTTATGGACTTATTGCAGCGAAGCTTGAGAATGATGAGCGACGGAAAAAACGTAAATATGGACATCGCTTGGAAGGATCAGACCGCGTTTCCTGGGATTGA
- a CDS encoding S-layer homology domain-containing protein, producing the protein MLKSLRAGLALLMVGLMMLSSTHSVSAASFSDVSSFKTEIEYLTEAGIINGFPDGTYRPSAPILRVQAVMMIMRDLGMPNETPKDPGFVDIKPADRGYAEVAAAVELGIISGKEGNRFDPQGKLTRAEMAKVLVNAYELGSIYPKGFKDVPTRYWAYPFISSLAANNVTVGYPDGTFKPGVTIDRAQFAAFMARILNPAFKPYSPSVADAYLEDAWDMLATDAIKHPTEPIVYIIDGNDNTLNAINTDTYESITVELPYPAEKLAYANGKVYVTQVKVPHSSNMDEDQQQGAFGVYSADTLESLKLIHIGLDPYDIEADNQGVVYISSGSSQWTRIESYNGETGAILSSQMIRQRSYIDMTPKQDKIYAIDTDSSPRDFAAYTIVDGKLQPEKDSPYHGDYDLSKHLEVSPDGRYLFNGLGGIFRASVNTAADMTYVGKLDRPFTAAAYDLTYGELYTSNGKNLITVYDYDTFESIYQLTSYGEIDYMFFDAKSDSLLILTKVKIGDSQKTYLGFEKIYFAVETVNPEKE; encoded by the coding sequence GTGCTAAAGAGTTTGAGAGCCGGACTGGCTTTATTGATGGTAGGTTTGATGATGTTGTCATCTACCCATAGTGTTTCTGCTGCTAGTTTTAGTGATGTTTCGAGTTTTAAAACGGAAATTGAGTATTTAACAGAAGCCGGTATAATTAATGGTTTCCCAGATGGGACGTATCGTCCGTCTGCACCGATTCTACGCGTCCAAGCGGTCATGATGATCATGCGCGACTTGGGTATGCCAAATGAAACACCTAAAGATCCTGGTTTTGTGGATATCAAGCCAGCTGACCGCGGATATGCCGAAGTGGCAGCTGCTGTTGAACTAGGCATTATTTCTGGGAAAGAGGGCAATCGTTTTGATCCGCAAGGGAAATTGACTCGAGCGGAAATGGCGAAGGTTCTAGTGAATGCATATGAGCTTGGCAGTATTTATCCAAAAGGTTTCAAGGATGTTCCGACTCGATACTGGGCATACCCGTTTATTTCGTCCTTAGCGGCAAACAATGTAACAGTTGGTTATCCTGACGGTACATTTAAGCCGGGTGTAACGATTGATCGTGCACAGTTTGCAGCATTTATGGCACGTATTTTGAATCCTGCGTTCAAACCGTATTCACCATCAGTGGCGGATGCGTATTTGGAAGATGCATGGGATATGCTTGCAACAGACGCTATCAAGCATCCGACTGAACCAATCGTGTATATAATCGATGGAAATGATAATACATTGAACGCGATCAACACGGACACGTATGAAAGTATTACAGTAGAATTACCATACCCAGCTGAAAAGCTTGCATATGCAAACGGTAAGGTTTATGTGACACAAGTGAAGGTCCCACATAGTTCAAATATGGATGAAGATCAACAGCAAGGCGCATTTGGTGTGTATAGTGCGGACACTTTGGAAAGCCTGAAACTAATCCATATCGGTTTGGATCCATATGACATTGAAGCAGATAATCAAGGCGTCGTTTATATTTCAAGTGGATCTAGTCAATGGACACGCATAGAAAGCTACAATGGAGAAACTGGTGCAATTTTGTCTTCCCAAATGATTCGCCAACGTTCTTATATCGATATGACTCCAAAACAAGACAAAATTTATGCAATTGATACCGATTCTTCACCGAGAGATTTCGCGGCATATACGATTGTTGATGGCAAGCTTCAACCTGAAAAAGATTCTCCTTATCATGGAGACTATGATCTGAGTAAACATTTGGAAGTTTCTCCAGATGGCCGTTATTTATTCAATGGTCTTGGTGGGATTTTCCGTGCTAGTGTCAATACAGCTGCTGATATGACGTATGTTGGCAAATTGGATCGTCCATTTACAGCTGCAGCCTATGATTTGACATACGGCGAGCTGTATACATCGAACGGCAAGAACCTAATTACTGTTTATGATTACGATACGTTTGAATCGATTTATCAATTGACTTCATACGGTGAAATTGATTATATGTTCTTTGATGCGAAAAGTGATTCGCTCTTGATTTTAACAAAAGTGAAAATCGGCGATTCACAGAAAACGTACTTAGGATTTGAAAAAATCTACTTTGCAGTTGAAACGGTTAATCCTGAGAAAGAATAA
- a CDS encoding polysaccharide deacetylase family protein has translation MDIIKLNIRHFTMVFLLIITLFCNPFESKAQESLSQGIKPLFNIGGYVHMGNEKMGFATFMKGQTYYIESEDEKFYHVSFGNGFVNVDKNHAEKVEFPNKQVLESGTSSVIAKNRLVVFSQPKSSPSLGYVNSNVRIPIIKEDKEFYEINFGGSKGYIKKLQTRTDNGIPVLMYHHMMHNKAQSNQAFNNMTIEYKQFEDQMRYLKENKWKTISMQQLDDWLTYQTNLPEKVVAITFDDGITSTVDLAYPLLKDLDFHATSFVITGKIRQSSDYWIASDLQYVGLKEIRETSDVYDYQHHSNDMHLYKPGARSGMYTTESYDAILKDIQKGTAQLGKAFSNDLLRTKYLAYPFGHYNQTTIQATQDAGIRLAFTTMTGNVKLSDSPYELKRQGIAPYHSMEDFIRKLEGTY, from the coding sequence TTGGACATCATTAAATTAAATATTAGGCACTTCACTATGGTTTTTCTATTAATTATTACACTATTTTGTAATCCTTTTGAATCAAAAGCACAAGAATCACTTTCACAGGGTATCAAACCGTTATTCAATATCGGTGGATATGTACATATGGGCAATGAAAAAATGGGTTTTGCGACGTTTATGAAAGGACAAACATACTACATAGAGTCAGAGGATGAAAAATTTTATCACGTTTCATTTGGTAATGGATTTGTTAATGTAGATAAAAATCATGCTGAAAAAGTAGAGTTCCCAAATAAACAAGTTTTAGAATCAGGTACATCTTCTGTCATCGCAAAGAATAGACTTGTGGTTTTTTCACAACCTAAAAGCTCACCTTCACTGGGATATGTGAATTCTAATGTTCGCATACCTATCATTAAAGAGGACAAAGAGTTTTATGAAATTAATTTCGGTGGTTCAAAAGGATATATCAAAAAGTTGCAAACACGCACAGATAATGGCATTCCTGTGTTGATGTATCATCACATGATGCATAACAAAGCTCAATCTAATCAAGCTTTTAATAATATGACGATTGAATACAAGCAATTTGAGGATCAAATGCGCTACTTGAAAGAGAATAAGTGGAAAACAATATCCATGCAGCAACTAGATGATTGGCTGACTTATCAAACGAACCTTCCTGAAAAAGTCGTTGCCATTACGTTTGATGATGGAATAACCTCAACTGTGGACTTAGCGTATCCTCTGTTAAAAGATTTGGACTTTCATGCTACGTCATTCGTTATTACAGGAAAAATTCGGCAATCTTCAGATTACTGGATTGCGAGTGATTTGCAATATGTAGGGCTAAAAGAAATTAGAGAAACTTCCGATGTATATGACTACCAACATCATTCCAATGACATGCACCTATACAAACCTGGTGCTAGATCGGGCATGTACACAACGGAATCTTATGACGCAATCTTAAAAGATATTCAAAAGGGCACTGCCCAATTGGGAAAAGCATTTTCAAATGACCTTCTCAGAACAAAATATCTTGCCTATCCATTTGGTCATTACAATCAAACGACCATACAAGCTACTCAAGATGCCGGCATACGATTGGCGTTTACGACCATGACGGGAAATGTAAAATTAAGTGACTCTCCATACGAATTGAAAAGACAAGGCATTGCTCCCTATCATTCGATGGAAGACTTCATTCGTAAACTAGAAGGCACCTATTAA